The Ornithodoros turicata isolate Travis chromosome 7, ASM3712646v1, whole genome shotgun sequence genome includes a region encoding these proteins:
- the LOC135399606 gene encoding uncharacterized protein LOC135399606 produces the protein MARFMPFLLLLILVGTQSGENATAHGSVAGSANSSQQIPPSITSGTPPTTEKVQNGTPATSDHVLASSSTNNTLDPMGFGHDEKTNRSATLNPPDYMRARRANAQRRSPFFPLIASIVLVVVSGTTLLVFVIIWTASFLSAFKGPVKATSARLLMRLTRGMKRSGDDTADLLQSMNRSATDTMVRAGCSGEDHKRIVPYSRNSLVPFGSTNLHTRIV, from the exons ATGGCACGTTTTATGCCCTTTCTGCTTCTACTTATTCTTGTTGGAACACAGAGTGGTGAGAATGCTACTGCGCATGGAAGCGTCGCCGGTTCAGCAAACTCATCCCAGCAAATCCCTCCATCCATTACATCGGGGACTCCGCCTACCACAGAAAAG GTCCAAAATGGCACCCCAGCAACCAGCGACCATGTGTTGGCGTCGTCCAGCACAAACAATACCTTGGACCCTATGGGTTTTGGCCATGACGAGAAGACGAACAGGAGTGCCACGTTGAACCCACCTGACTACATGCGGGCGAGGCGGGCGAATGCCCAACGACGATCTccattttttcccctcattGCTTCCATCGTGCTGGTTGTGGTCTCCGGTACCACCCTGCTCGTGTTTGTTATCATCTGGACCGCTTCTTTCTTGAGTGCTTTCAAGGGCCCAGTCAAGGCCACCAGTGCCCGACTACTGATGCGA CTCACACGAGGAATGAAGAGGAGCGGGGACGACACGGCTGACCTCCTGCAGAGTATGAATCGTTCAGCGACGGATACCATGGTGCGAGCCGGTTGTAGCGGCGAGGATCACAAGCGGATAGTGCCTTATTCACGAAACAGTTTGGTTCCCTTTGGGAGCACAAATCTACATACCAGAATAGTTTAG
- the LOC135399607 gene encoding uncharacterized protein LOC135399607, which produces MVPFMTLLFSLILVGAQSGENATAHGSIASPANASQQVSASITLGTPYTTEKVQHGTPATSDHVLASSSTDNALKPMSFRDDQKTRNRSAILSLPDYMRPRRANVLRQSPFFSVIACVVVAVIAGTILVVFIMLVTASFLGAFKGPFKATSARLLKRLTRRLTRSGDDTTDLLQSMSRSASAPMVRAGCSGEGHKRIVPYSRNRFVPFGSTNLHTRIV; this is translated from the exons ATGGTACCTTTTATGACCCTTCTGTTTTCACTCATTCTTGTTGGAGCACAGAGTGGTGAAAATGCTACTGCGCATGGAAGCATCGCTAGTCCAGCAAATGCTTCCCAGCAAGTCTCTGCATCCATTACATTGGGGACTCCGTATACCACAGAAAAG GTCCAACATGGCACTCCAGCAACCAGCGACCATGTGTTGGCGTCGTCCAGCACAGACAATGCCTTGAAGCCGATGAGTTTCCGCGATGACCAGAAGACGAGGAACAGGAGTGCCATATTGAGCCTACCTGACTACATGCGGCCGAGGCGTGCGAATGTCCTACGACAGTCTCCATTTTTTTCCGTCATTGCTTGCGTCGTGGTGGCTGTGATCGCCGGTACGATCCTGGTGGTGTTTATTATGCTGGTGACTGCTTCCTTCTTGGGTGCTTTCAAGGGCCCATTCAAGGCCACCAGTGCCCGACTACTGAAGCGA CTCACACGAAGACTGACGAGGAGCGGAGACGACACAACTGACCTCCTGCAGAGTATGAGCCGCTCGGCGTCCGCTCCCATGGTGCGAGCCGGTTGCAGCGGCGAGGGTCACAAGCGGATAGTGCCTTATTCGCGAAATCGTTTCGTTCCCTTTGGAAGCACAAATCTACACACGAGAATAGTTTAA